The DNA sequence CGGGTCAGGGCGCTGCGCCACGGCATGGCGGGCACGCCGGGGCTCGAGCTCTGGGGCCCCTACGAGGAGGGCGAGGAGGTCCGGGCCGCGCTGATCGAGGCGGGCGACGGCCTCGGCCTCACCCAAGTCGGCAGCCGCGCCTATGCCTCGAACACGCTTGAATCGGGCTGGATTCCCTCGCCGCTCCCGGCGATCTACACCGGCGGCGAGACCGAGGCGGCGTACCGACGATGGATGCCGGCGAACTGCTACGAGGCGACGGGCTCGATCGGCGGCTCCTTCGTCTCGGACGATATCGAGGACTATTACTGCACGCCCTACGACCTGGGCTACGGCTTCTACGTCAGGTTCGACCGCGATTTCGTCGGCCGGGCGGCGCTGGAGAAGATCCGCGGCGGCCCGCACCGCCGCAAGGTGACCTTCGAGTGGAACCCGGAGGACGTGGCGCGGGTCCACGCCTCCCACCTCGACCCCGGCAGGCCGAACTTCAAGACCATCGACATCCCGATTTCCAACTACGCCTCGACCAGCGCCGACAAGGTGTTGAAGGACGGCCGGATCGTCGGCATGTCGATGTTCGCCGGCTATTCCTACAACGAGCGCGCCCAGCTATCCCTCGGCTTCGTCGAGCCGGATATCGCGGAAAACGAAATCCTCACCCTGGTCTGGGGCGAAGAGGACGGCGGCACGGCCAAGACCACCGTCGAGCGGCACGAGCAGACCGAAATCCGCGTCCGCGTCGCCAAGGTCCCCTACTCGGCCGCGGTGCGCGAAGACTACGCCGACAGCTGGCGGACGCGGCAGTAGGCGGCGCCCCACCACCGGAAACCCCGCCGATGAAGAACCCGTTCGACACCCCGGAGCGCGCCGCGTATCGCGAGACGATCGCGAAATTCGTCGCCGCCGAGATCAGGCCCCATGTCGACGACTGGGACGAGGCCGGCGCGATCCCGTGGGAAATCCACGAGAAGCTGGGCGCGCTCGGCTTTTTCGGCTTCGGCATCGACGAAGCATACGGCGGGCTCGGCTTCGACGACTGCTTCATGCGCAAGGACGGCGCCGTCGAGCTGGCGAAATGCGGCGCGACCGGCGTCGGCGCGGCGGTCGGCGGGCGCAACATCTCGACCGCGCCGATCCATAGCCTCGCCTCGGAGGAGATCAAGGCGCGCGCCCTGCCGGACATCGTCTCCGGGCGCAAGGGCTCGTCGCTCTGCATCACCGAGCCGGGCGGCGGCTCCGACGTCGCCAACCTGCAGACCCGGGCGTGGAAGGACGGCAACCACTTCGTCATCAAGGGCAGCAAGACCTTCATCACCGGCGGCATGACGAGCGACTATTTTGTCGTCGCGGCGCGCACCGGCGGCGCGGGGCTGGCCGGCATATCGCTGTTCTTCGTCGAGGCCGATACGGAGAATTTCAGCCGCACGCCGCTCGACCGCAAGATGGGCTGGTGGTGCTCCGACCAGGCGACGCTCTATTTCGACGAATGCCGGGTGCCGGCGGAAAACCTGATGGGCGAGGAAGACCGCGGCTTCATCGCGATCATGGAGAATTTCAACCTGGAGCGCGTCGGCCTGGTCGCCCAGGCTCTCGGCATGATGCAGGCCTGCTTCGAAGAATGCGTCGACTACGCCCGGCAGCGCCGGACCTTCGGCAAGCACCTGATCGAACACCAGGTCATCCGCCACAAGCTGGCCGACATGTCGGCCCGGATCGACGCCGTCGAGGCCCTGCTGAACTGGATCTGCTGGTCAGTCAACGAGGACCGGATGCCGGTGGCGGAAATCTCCAAGGCCAAGTTCTATTCGACCAAGGCGCTGGAATTCGTGTGCAGCGAGGCCATGCAGATCTTCGGCGGCGCCGGCTATCTGCGCGGCAACCTGGTCGAGCGCATGTACCGCGAAGTCAAGGTCGTCGCCATCGGCGGCGGCTCCGAGGAAATCATGCGCGACCTGGCGGTGCGGCAGATGGGGCTTTAGGCGGGAGACCCGCAGGCCCGGAACGGCATATCCGCGCCCATAGTCCGTCATATCGACCGAAGCCCCGGATTTGATCCGGGGCGAAGCGGAGATATCTTTCCGGTACAGCGCCGGGTTCGAAATGTGTTGCGGAAAGATTTTTCCGCTCACTTCGTTCGGTCGAAATGACGGATAAGGCGCTGTGTCGTCGCGATATCGACGCTATGAACGCGCCCCCGCCCGTTTCCGCTCGCTGGCGCTCTTGAGCTGGCCGCAGGCGGCCATAATGTCCCGGCCGCGCGGGGTGCGCACAATGCAGGTCAGGCCGCCGTCGAGGCAGATCGTCATGAAGGCGCGGATGCGGCTCTGGCTGGAACATTCATAGGGCGCGCCCGGCCAGGGATTGAACGGGATCAGGTTGATCTTGGCCGGGATGTCCTTGAGCAGCCGGACCAGTTCGCGCGCGTTGGACGGCCGCTAGGGCACTATCTTGCCGTCGACGGAAACGATGCGGCATCCGCTTCCTCGCCGTTCGCAGCGCCGCATCGCGGCCGCTCTCGCCCTTTCGACAGTGTCGTGCCATCGCGACGGCCCGCAATAGCCGTCGTCGCTCGTGGCGAATGCCTTATGACCGCCGTAGCCAAGATAGCCATGCCACCAATTATAGCATCCAGAGCCGAGGCCCGGAGGAGGAGGCACTCTCTCAACGGCCGCGCCGTCGGGCGCCCGTTTCCAGTTCGGCACCCCGATCGCATTGAGGAAATCGTCGATCCGCGGCCGCCACAGTTCGCGCGCGCCGAGTGCGGTTATCATATGGCCGTTGCCTGTAAACCAGAGCGGCCCGACCATGTCGAGCCGAACCGGCGCACCGCGGCCCGCATAGGCCTCGAAGGCCCGGCCGACCAGCTCCGGCCCGAACAGCCGGTCTGTCGTTGAATACAGCCAGAGCGCCGGCACCCTCGCGCCTTTGCCGAATTCTCCGAAAGCACCGACAAAGCCGGTTTCGCTGCAATTTTCGCCCTTGCCCGCTCCCCCGCGTCCACCTGCAAAATTGACAATGCCGGTCAGGCCGTGCGGCGGAATGATGGCCAAGGCACTCGCAGCAAAGCCGCCGCCGGAATGGCCGGCGGCGATGATCGTCGAGCCGTCGACATCGGGCCGGCGCGCGAACGCATCGATGACCGCGCCGAAGTCCTTCGCGCCTTCCAATGCGGCATGGAAGAAAGTCGCCTGGCTCGCGTCGCTGCATCGTCCATAGCTCTCGGCGAAAGGTCCGGTCGAAGACGCATAACCGCGCCGCGCAAAGACGACGGCCTTGTAGCCGCGCCGGGCAAAGTCCTCGGCGATCGGCAGCAACATCCGGATCCGCAATCTTCGAAGCGCATCCCGGCCACCGCGCGTCGGCGTGCCGTGGGAAACGACGGCGAGCGGAAACGGTCCCGAACCCGGCGGCGTGACGGTCAGGGTTTCGAGCCGGTGTTCTCGGCCGTCGATCTGAATTTTCACGTTGCCCTTGGCTATCCGGAGCGCCGACACGGGAATGGCCGAAATGCGCTTTCCGCGTTTCTTCCCCGGCTTGAAATTCCGATCGATCCGTTTTTCAGCAGGATCGGCGGCGTCGGCAGTCGAACCAACTTCGACAGCAGACAGCGCAACAACTGCGGCAATGGCGATGCGAACCAAGTTCATCGAGCCTGCTCCCTGGTTGCTACCGCATGGGATGGAAAAGACATCGTCCTCGCAAAGCTCTGGCCGTGTGCAATTGTCGACCTTTGCGCGTTGGGTGAATCTTAGGCGTTCGGCAGCATCGTGACCCCGGCAACATTGCGGGGATCGGTTAGAATTTTTTCGGGCGCAAAGTCCTGAAGGAGTAGCGGGAGTCCGGACGATGTGCGGCAGGACCGGTCTACTGCGACCGGCCTGAAGTGCCGCTCCGCCCCGGAACGCCACCTCTGAACTTCAGGTCGTGGTAAACGCTTGCCGGACCTGTTCCCGCCGGCGTGCGGGTCGAATTCAGGATCCGGAAGCAGAAGTGCCGTCGAGCGACAGCACCTGGCGCACAAGGTCGGTCTGCCGGGAGATGCCGCGCTTTTCGAATATCTGCTGCACGTGCCAGCGGACGGTCTTTTCTGAGCGGCCCGTCGCGGCGGCGATATCGCGGACCGTCTTGCCCTCGGCCAGGAGCACCGCCACGCAGCTTTCCGCCGGGGTGAGGCCGAGGACCGCCCCCACGAAATCGGGATCGATGCCCTTCGGTTCCCGGTCGATTACCAGGACGAGCGCGGCGACGCGCCAGGGGCGAAAGTCGATCTCGCCGTCGCCGACGGGGTTGATGTGCACCGTTAACCCGGGCAGATGGTTGGGGCGGCGGATCGCGAGCGAGCCGCTTTCCCCCTGGGCGCCCCAACCGGGCAGTGCGCGCGCGAGGGTGGCCTGAAGGCCGGCGTTGTCGGCGGAAAATCGGGCGCGGAGAAATCCGTCCCGGTCGAAGAGCGCATCGCCCGTTCGAAGGATGTCTCTTGCGCGGCCGTTCGCGGTGACGATCCGCCCGCGCCCGTCGAGATGGACGATACCGAACCTGCTCTTGTCCAGCAGTTCGGTGAGGGACGTGCCCAGCGCCCTGGCAGCGCCAAGCGCCTGCCGGACAATCACGTATTGGCGAAGATGCGGCAGCAATTCCCGGATGAACGCCGTCTGCGTGAACGACCACCCTTCCCCGTCGACGGGATCGGCCGTGCACCAAGTGATGCGCGTTCCATTCGGGCCGTCCATGCGCACGTTGACGCTGTTCTGGAACTGGCCGATGGGCAGGTTCTCGTTAAATGCCGCGGACGTCTTCAGCTCCTCTTCGGTGTACAGGCTGGTGATGTGGACCACGTCGCTGTCGGGCAGGCGCATCAGGCGCGGTATCCGTTCGTCCTGTGGGTAGTAGTGGTCGAAATATGCGCGCTCAACAGTGTGATGGCGTTCGCCGCGGTAATAGAGCGGCGCCAGATATATTTCCACGTCGTCAGGGGACTGTCCGCGGGCGAAGGTCAGTATGTTGCCCTTCGTCCGGCAGGCCTCGTCGATGAGGGCGGAGCATGTCGGCCAGTGCGTATCGTCGAGCACAGCGTTGTGCAGGGATGCCAGAATGCGGTCGAACGCCGTTCTGCTGCTCATGACTCCATATTCGCTTCCGGAGAAACTCTCGGCGCACGTTGCTGGTGTGGAGGGTCGTTCGATTGTAGGCCATAGGGAAATGTCCGACCCCCGCAATTTTGCTGGGCTGGAGCGGAAATCGCCGGAAAGCCGGTCGGAAATGCCTGCGTGCGCATTCTGCGAAACGCAGGTAGGGCCATCGATACCGCTACAATCGAGCGCCGCGATGAGCGATAGCGCAGGAGCCCTGCCGTCACATCGTCGACGCTACACCCGCGCCCCTGCCCGCTTCCGCTCGCTCGCGCTCTTGAGCTGGCCGCAGGCGGCCATGATGTCCCGGCCGCGGGGCGTACGCACGATGCAGGTCAGGCCGCCGTCCAGGCAGATCGTCATGAAGGCGCGGATGCGCCGCTCGCTGGAGCATTCATAGGGTGCGCCCGGCCAGGGGTTGAACGGGATCAGGTTGATCTTGGCCGGGATGTCCTTGAGCAGCCGCACGAGTTCGCGCGCGTCGGCGTCGCTGTCGTTGACGCCGTTCAGCATGACATATTCGAAGGTGATGCGCCTGGCGTTGTTGACGCCGCCGTAGGTGCGGCAGGCGTCGAGCAGCTCGGCGATCGGGTAGCGGCGGTTGAGCGGCACGATCTCGCTGCGGATATCGTCGGTCACGGCGTGGAGCGAGACGGCAAGGTTTACGCCCAGTTCCTCGCCGCATTGCCGCATGACCGGCACCACGCCGGCGGTCGAGAGGGTCAACCTGCGGCGCGAGATGGCGATGCCGTCGCCGTCGATCATGATACGCACGGCCCGGGCGACATTGTCGTAGTTGTAGAGCGGCTCGCCCATGCCCATCAGGACGATGTTGGTGATCCGCCGGTCCCTCTTGCCCGACGGCCAGTCGCCGAGCGCGTCGCGCGCCAGCATGAGCTGGCCGACGATCTCGCCGGCGTCCAGGTTGCGCACCCAGGGCTGGGTACCGGTGTGGCAGAAGCGGCAGTTGAGCGTGCAGCCGACCTGGGACGAGATGCACAGGGTGCCGCGGTCCTCCTCCGGGATGAAGACCATCTCCGCCTCGGCGGCGTCCGGGAAACGCAATAGCCATTTGCGCGTGCCGTCGGCGGAGACCTGCGCATCCGCCGGCGCCGGCCGGCCCAGCGTGTAGCGCTCGGCGAGTTTCGCCCGCGCCGCCTTGGAAATGCTGGTCATCTCCTCGAAGCTGCGCGCACCGCGATGATAGATCCAGTGCCGGAGCTGCTTCGCCCGGAACGGCGGTTCGCCGAGCGCCTGCACCGTTATTGCCAGCCCGGCCATGTCGGCGCCGACCAGGGACGACCGCCCTGCCCCGTTCCCGGCGGGGACAGGCGGCGGCGCGGGTTTGTCCTGCCGTGCGGATGCGATACCGTCCATGGCCCCGGAAGTAGCCGCCCGGCCGCGCTTCGGCAAGGCGGCCTGCCGGGAACCGGGGCTTGCCCCGGAGCCCGGCCTGTGAGAGCCCTCGATTATGACCGGAGACAATGACGAAAGCGCCGGCAAGGGCGAGCGCATCGCCAAGCGCATTGCGCGGGCCGGCCTGTGTTCGCGCCGGGAGGCCGAGCGCTGGATCGCCGCCGGGCGCGTCGCGGTCGACGGCCGCGTGCTCGACTCGCCCGCTTTCGCCGTGCTGCCGCATCACCGGATCGTCGTGGATGGCCAACCGCTGAAGGAGAAGGAACCGCCGGCCCTGTGGCGCTACCACAAGCCGGCCGGCCTGGTGACGACGAACCGCGATCCGCAGGGCCGGCCGACCGTCTTCGACCGGCTGCCGCCGAATCTGCCGCGGGTCATCACCGTCGGCCGGCTCGACCTGACGACCGAGGGCCTGCTGCTTCTGACCAACGACGGCGACCTCGCCCGGTTTCTCGAACTGCCTTCGACCGGCTGGACCCGGCGCTACCGGGTCCGGGTCAAAGGCCGGCCCGACGAGGCCGCGCTGGCCCGGCTGGCCGAAGGCGTCACCGTCGACGGCGTCCGCTACGGGCCGGTGCAGGCCCGGCTCGACCGGCAGCCCGAGCGGTCCGGGGGCGCCAACGCCTGGCTCACCATGAGCATCCGGGAGGGCAAGAACCGGGAAATCCGCAAGCTCTGCGCCCATCTCGGGCTGACGGCGAACCGGCTGATCCGCACGGCATACGGGCCGTTCCAGCTCGGCAAACTGGCGGCCGGCGCCGTCGAACGGATCCCGGAACGGGTGTTGCGGCAACAGCTGCTGCACTGGCCCGGGTTCGCCGGCGGCGACCGGTCCGGACCGGCCCGACGATCATCGCAGCCGCCGAAAGGGAAGCCGGCAGGCAATGCGCATCGTCGGCGGAAACCTTAAGGGCCGGCGCCTCGCCGCACCGCCGGGCAGCGCGGTCCGCCCGACCGCCGACCGGGCGCGCGAGGCCCTGTTCAACCGCCTGGTCCATGGCGCCTTTTCCGGCGACGGAGCGTCCAGCGTCGCCGGCGCCCTTGTGCTCGACGCCTTCTGCGGCACCGGCGCCGTGGGCTTCGAAGCCCTGTCGCGCGGCGCGGCGCAGGCCGTCTTCATCGACAACGACGACGACGCCATTGCCTGCGTCCGCACCAATATCGCCGCCCTCGGCGTCGCCGACCGCGCAACGGTCCTCCGGGCCGACGCGACGGACCCGCCGCGCGCCGCCGCCCCCTGCACGCTGGCCTTTCTCGACCCACCCTATGCCGGAAACACGATCGCCGCCGCCCTGCCGGCCCTGGCCGCGGCGGGCTGGCTGGCGCCCGGCGCGCTCTGCGTAGCGGAAAGCGCCGCCAGATCGCCGGTTCCCGAGCCGCCGGCCGGCTTCGAAACGCTGGACAGCCGCAGCTACGGCAGGGCGCGCTTCTCCTTCCTGCGTTTCAGGCCCTGAGGCGCGGCTCACCACCGGGCGCCACGCGGATTTTTCCTTGCGCCGCCTCGATTTTGGCCCGATGTTGCGCGCCTTATCGGAACGGGAGGAAACCCATGAAAAGAGTTGTTGCAGCCACCCTTACGGCGCTGGCCGCCCTCGGTATCGCCGCGGCGCCGGTCCAGGCCGCCTATCCGGAACGTCCGATCCAGTTCGTCGTGCCCTGGCCGCCCGGCGACCTGGAAGACGTGCTGACCCGCCTGATCGCCAAGCAGATGACCAAGGATTACGGCGTCCCGGCCGCGGTGGTGAACCGGCCCGGCGGCGGCGGCGTGGTCGGCGCCTCGACGGTCGCGCGCGCCAAGCCCGACGGCTACACCGTCGGCAGCTTCGTCATCGGCATTCCGACGGTCCATGTCCTGATGGGCAATGCGCCGTGGAAGCGCGACACCTTCGACCCGGTCGGCATTTTCGTGACCTATCCGTTCCTGCTCGCGGCCCGGGGCGATGCGCCCTACGGCAACATCGCCGAGCTCGCCGCCCATGCGAAGAAGAACAAGGTGCGGCTGGGCCATTTCGGCTACGGGCTGATCCCGACGCGGGCGACCATCCTGGCCGCCAAGCAGATGGGCTTCTCCTTCGGGTCCAACGCGGCCTTCGACGAGCTGACCTGCGCGACGCTCAAGGCCAAGGACGCCGACGTCATCAACACGACGGCCCAGCTCGTGCTGCCGTGCCTCAAGGATATCAAGGTCCTGGCCGCGTTCGCGGACAACCGCATCTCGATCCTGCCGAACGTGCCGACGCTCGCCGAGCAGGTGAAGGGCCGCGAACTGCCGCTGCTGTGGAACGGCCTGTTCGTGCCCAAGGGCACGCCGCAGGACGTCAAGGACAAGATCGAAGCTTCGGCGAAGAAGGCGCTTACCAGCGAGGCCGCCAAGAAGGTCGCCAAGACGACCGGCGCGATCATCTACTGGAAGGGCCCGGCCGAATCGAAGAAGCAGATCGACCGCGATTTCGACATCGTCCGCGGCATGCTCAAGGAAATGGGCGATCTGAAGAAGTAGCGCCTGTCGCCGGACCGGCCCCAGCCGCCTGACCGGCGGGGCCGGCCGGTGCGCCGTTCGCCGTCCCTATTGCCGGATTGCTCTGCGAAAATGCGACGCGGGAACTGTCTTCCCACGGACGGTGTCGCAAGAGTGCGGCAATGCAGCCATATCCCCCTCCCCTTGGGGGAGGGGTCGTCCGCCGGCGCTCTTACGTCCGTTTCCGGAAATGAATCGGATGCCCGCGGACCCCTCCCCCTGACCCCCTCCCCCAAGGGGAGGGGGAAACCGGAGCGCCGGCGACTTTCCCGATCGAGCCCCGATCGAGCCCCCGGTCGAGCCCATGTCCGCGTTTGACGAAGACACCGCGCAGGAAGGCGTGCCCGGCCGGGCAGTCGTGGCCCTGTTCTTTTTCGTCTTCGGCGCGGGCGGGCTCGCGCTGATGCCAATCCAGACGGGCACCTCGCCGGGCGACGAAGGCTGGTTCACCCAGCCCTGGCTGATGCCGCTGCTGACCCTCGGCCTGCTTACTGCGGTTTCACTGCTCTACATTGTAAAGCTTTGGAGAGACGGGGAATTTGCGCGGGCAAAGACAAGCGGCCCCGCGCTGGCAGGCGAGGTTTGGATTTGGCTCAAGTCGGCCGAATTCTTTGCCTGGTACGTCGCCTATATCGTCCTGCTCGGACTGATCGGCTACGGGCTCTCGACCTTCCTGTTCGTCGCGTGCCTCGGATTGCGCGTCGGACTGCGGCAGCCGAAATGGCTGCTGGCGGCGCTGGGCGCGACGCTGGCGATGGTGCTGCTGTTCCGTTTCGGCCTCGAGATCTGGGTGCCGCCGGCTGACCTGTACGACCTGCTGCCCAAGAGCGTCGCCGTGTTTCTCCAGCGGTATTTCTAGCCGGGACCGGGCGGGCCATGGACGCGATCCTCGCCGGACTGAGCCAGCTCGGCCAATGGCATGTCCTGATCGCGCTCTTCGCCGGGGCTATCAGCGGCGTCATCATCGGCGCGATACCGGGCCTGGGGCCGGCGGTCGCCATCGCCGTCCTGCTTCCGGCGACCTACGCGATGGATCCGCTGACCGCGCTCACCCTGCTGCTCGGCATCTATTCCGGCGCCTGGTACGGCGGCGCGATCCCGGCAATCCTGATCAACACGCCGGGCACGCCGGTCAACGTGCTGACGACCTACGACGGCTATCCGATGACGCTCGCCGGCCAGGCGCGGCGCGCCCTGTCGCTCGCCTACAGTTCCAGCTTCGTCGGCGGCATCGTCAGCGTGGTCGTGCTGATCGCGATGGCGCAGCCGCTCGCGGACATCGCCTCGAATTTCGGTTCGGCGGAATTCGCCATGGCGGCGCTGATGGCGATGGTGCTCGTCGTGGTCGCGCACCGCGGCCGCGTGCTGGCGGCGGCGATCACGCTGGCATTCGGCCTGTTCCTTGCGACCGTCGGGCTGGAAACCGCGTTCAACACCCAGCGCTTCACCTTCGGCCAGGTCTGGCTCCAGGGCGGCGTGCCGCTGATCCCGGTGGTGCTCGGCCTGTTCGCCATGTCCCAAGCCTTCGTCCTGCTGACCGAGGACGACCAGTCCGGCGAGCCGCCGCGGCTGACCGGCCGCTTCTTCCAGGGCCTTGCCGAAGCCTTCCGCTATCCCAAGACCCTGTTCTCCTCGTCCGGCTTCGGCGTCTTCATGGGCATCCTGCCGGGCGTCGGCGAGTTTCTCGCCCAGTTCTTCAGCTACACGCTGGCGCAAAAGACCTCGAAGACGCCGGACCTGTTCGGCAAGGGCGCGCCGGAAGGGCTGATCGCCTCGGAATCCGCCAACAACGCCGTGCCGGCCGCCGCGCTGGTGCCCCTGCTCGCGCTCGGCATTCCCGGCGAGGCGCTGACCGCGATGATGCTGTCGGTCTTCATGGTGCACAATGTGATCCCGGGGCCGGAACTGTTCGCCACGCGCCCCGAGTTCATCTCCGGCCTCTATCTCTCCCTGCTGGCGATGAACATCGTGATCCTGGTTTTCCTGCTGTTCGCGACCCGGCTGATCGTGGCGCTGTCGCGCGTCAATACGAAATTCATCGGCGTCATCATCCTGGCGCTGACCCTCGTCGGCACCTACACGGCGAGCTACAACATCGTCCATCCGCTGATGGCGCTGGTCTTCGGCCTGATCGGCTACATCCTGAAACGCCACAACATCCCGATCGTGCCGATCGTGCTCGGCCTCGTGCTCGGGCCAATCTTCGAGGCGCGGCTGCGCCAGGCTCTGGGCACGGCCGGCGGCGACATGGCGATCTTCGTCGAGCGCCCCTATTCGGCCGGCCTCCTTGCCGTCATGGCCGTGGCGATGATCGGCATCGCGCTCACCAACCGGCAGCGCCGGCAGCGGGAAAAAATCGCCGCTAGGGAGCGGTGAGGCGGCCGCTTCGGTCTCTGCACGGGCCGCAGGGCAGGCGAACCGCCGTTTGACGGCAGCGGGCATTTTAGCCATGTCTTGTCGCGAAGGTCGGAGTCACCCGTGGACTCCGGTTCCGCCGGAAATCGACAGGCATAGCCGATGGCCGTTTCGCCCTTCTCGATCGTCGCGGCCGACACGCCCGAGGCGCAGTCGGCGCTGGCCGCGCTGACCGCGCGCTATCCGATCGTTCCGGCGGCAGAAGCGCGCCGTCTCGTCGTTCTCGGCGGAGACGGCTTCATGCTCGAAACCCTGCGCACCACACTGGACCGCGACGTCGCCGTCTATGGCATGAATCTGGGCAGCGTCGGCTTTCTGATGAACGAATTCGAGCCGGCGGGCCTGGCGGAACGGCTGGAAGCGGCTCAGCGGGTCGATATCCATCCGCTCCTGATGCAGGCCCGAACCGTCGATGGGCAAACGGTCGAAGCGGTCGCGATCAACGACGTGTCATTGCTTCGCGAGACGCATCAGACCGCCAAGCTGCGTATCCTGATCGACGGCGTCGAACGGCTGGCGGAACTGGCCTGCGACGGCGCCCTTGTCGCGACGCCGGCGGGCAGCACGGCCTACAACCTGTCGGCGCAGGGACCGATCGTCCCGATCGGCGCCAGGCTCCTGGCGCTCACGCCGATCAGCGCCTTCCGTCCGCGGCGCTGGCGGGGCGCGTTGCTGCCGGACACGGCATCGGTGACCATCGAGATTCTCGATCCGGCGAAACGCCCGGTCAGCGCGGTTGCCGATTCGACCGAGGTGCGCGACGTGGCGAGCGTCACCGTCCGGCAGGCCGCAGATATGACCCTCTCTCTGCTGTTCGATCCCGAACACGACCTGGAAGAGCGCATCCTGCGCGAGCAGTTCCTGCCGTGACCGGCCGGAGCGTGGAGGGCCCGGCCGCGGCGGCGGCCCTGCCGCGCCGCACCTGGGTCTTCCGCCTGTCGATCACCTTTCTCGTCGGCGCTGCCGGCGGCTGGCTGTTCGATCAGGCGAACCTGCCGCTTGCCTGGATGATCGGGGCCCTCGTGTTCACGACCGTCGGCGCGATCGCCGGCGTGCCGATGATCGCCTCACACAAGGTGCGCCAGCCGCTGATCGCTATTATCGGCGTCATGCTGGGCGCCCAGTTCACGCCGGAAGTTGCGGCACGAATTCCCGAGTGGTGGGCCTCGGTAATCGCCCTGTTTGCCTATGTCGGACTCAGTACCAGCCTGCTCTTCTGGTACTTCCGGCGCCTGGGGCACGGCCCGGTCACCGCATATTGCGCGTCCACGCCCGGCGGCCTCAACGAAATGGTGCTGGTCGCGCAGGAAATGCGCGGCGACTATCTCTCGGTCGCGCTGGTCCACGCCACACGCGTGCTGGTGACGGTGTTGATCGTGCCCTTCGGCTTCGTCGCCCTCGGCCTGTACGACCAGGGCAGCCGGGCATCGCTCGGCGCCGCCTTCGGCGACATTCCGCTGGACGAAGCGGCCATCCTTACGGCCGGTGGCGTCGCCGGGTATTTCGGCGCGAAGGCCCTGAAAATCCCCGCTGCGGCGCTGACCGGCCCGATGATCGTCAGCGCCCTGCTCCATCTGGTGGGCGCCAGCACGATCGCGCCGCCCGGCCCGCTGGTCGCCATTGCGCAGGTTGTCGTCGGCTCAACCCTCGGCGCCCGCTTCGCCGGCGTCCCGATCCGCCGCGTCCTGCGCCTGGTCGTCCATTCGCTGGGGTCGACCGCGATCATGATCTCGCTGACCATCCTGCTGGCGGCGGCCGCATCCGCCTTCGTCGATGCGTCGATCCCGGCGCTCGTACTGGCGCTGGCGCCGGGCGGGCTGGCGGAAATGAGCCTGATCGCGCTCGCGCTCGGCATCGAGGCGGCGTTCGTGGCCGCCCATCACGTCATCCGGATTGCCCTGGTCGTGCTCGTTCTGCCGACCATGTTCCGACGGCGCTACGAAGACCCGGGCGGACGCGGCGAACCGTAAGGCCCGGCCGCCGTGGCCGGGCCGCCGGGTCAGCCAATCTGTCTGGGCAGCCAGGTCGCCACCTCCGGGACGAAGATCAGCAGGATCAGGACCAGAAGCTCGATCAGGATGAAGGGCAGCGCCGAGCGGATGACCGCCCCGATGGTGACGTCGAACGGCGCCACGCCCTTCATCACATAGAGCAAGAGCCCGAAAGGCGGCGTAAGCAGGCTGATCTCCATGGTGATCAGGATCAGCACCATCAGCCAGATCGGATCGATATCGTAGGTCGCCTGCAGCGAGGTCGCGCCGAGCAGGAAGAACGGCAGGGTGAGCAG is a window from the Rhodospirillaceae bacterium genome containing:
- the rlmN gene encoding 23S rRNA (adenine(2503)-C(2))-methyltransferase RlmN, which encodes MDGIASARQDKPAPPPVPAGNGAGRSSLVGADMAGLAITVQALGEPPFRAKQLRHWIYHRGARSFEEMTSISKAARAKLAERYTLGRPAPADAQVSADGTRKWLLRFPDAAEAEMVFIPEEDRGTLCISSQVGCTLNCRFCHTGTQPWVRNLDAGEIVGQLMLARDALGDWPSGKRDRRITNIVLMGMGEPLYNYDNVARAVRIMIDGDGIAISRRRLTLSTAGVVPVMRQCGEELGVNLAVSLHAVTDDIRSEIVPLNRRYPIAELLDACRTYGGVNNARRITFEYVMLNGVNDSDADARELVRLLKDIPAKINLIPFNPWPGAPYECSSERRIRAFMTICLDGGLTCIVRTPRGRDIMAACGQLKSASERKRAGARV
- a CDS encoding tripartite tricarboxylate transporter substrate binding protein; translation: MKRVVAATLTALAALGIAAAPVQAAYPERPIQFVVPWPPGDLEDVLTRLIAKQMTKDYGVPAAVVNRPGGGGVVGASTVARAKPDGYTVGSFVIGIPTVHVLMGNAPWKRDTFDPVGIFVTYPFLLAARGDAPYGNIAELAAHAKKNKVRLGHFGYGLIPTRATILAAKQMGFSFGSNAAFDELTCATLKAKDADVINTTAQLVLPCLKDIKVLAAFADNRISILPNVPTLAEQVKGRELPLLWNGLFVPKGTPQDVKDKIEASAKKALTSEAAKKVAKTTGAIIYWKGPAESKKQIDRDFDIVRGMLKEMGDLKK
- a CDS encoding pseudouridine synthase translates to MTGDNDESAGKGERIAKRIARAGLCSRREAERWIAAGRVAVDGRVLDSPAFAVLPHHRIVVDGQPLKEKEPPALWRYHKPAGLVTTNRDPQGRPTVFDRLPPNLPRVITVGRLDLTTEGLLLLTNDGDLARFLELPSTGWTRRYRVRVKGRPDEAALARLAEGVTVDGVRYGPVQARLDRQPERSGGANAWLTMSIREGKNREIRKLCAHLGLTANRLIRTAYGPFQLGKLAAGAVERIPERVLRQQLLHWPGFAGGDRSGPARRSSQPPKGKPAGNAHRRRKP
- the rsmD gene encoding 16S rRNA (guanine(966)-N(2))-methyltransferase RsmD, with the translated sequence MRIVGGNLKGRRLAAPPGSAVRPTADRAREALFNRLVHGAFSGDGASSVAGALVLDAFCGTGAVGFEALSRGAAQAVFIDNDDDAIACVRTNIAALGVADRATVLRADATDPPRAAAPCTLAFLDPPYAGNTIAAALPALAAAGWLAPGALCVAESAARSPVPEPPAGFETLDSRSYGRARFSFLRFRP
- a CDS encoding helix-turn-helix transcriptional regulator — its product is MSSRTAFDRILASLHNAVLDDTHWPTCSALIDEACRTKGNILTFARGQSPDDVEIYLAPLYYRGERHHTVERAYFDHYYPQDERIPRLMRLPDSDVVHITSLYTEEELKTSAAFNENLPIGQFQNSVNVRMDGPNGTRITWCTADPVDGEGWSFTQTAFIRELLPHLRQYVIVRQALGAARALGTSLTELLDKSRFGIVHLDGRGRIVTANGRARDILRTGDALFDRDGFLRARFSADNAGLQATLARALPGWGAQGESGSLAIRRPNHLPGLTVHINPVGDGEIDFRPWRVAALVLVIDREPKGIDPDFVGAVLGLTPAESCVAVLLAEGKTVRDIAAATGRSEKTVRWHVQQIFEKRGISRQTDLVRQVLSLDGTSASGS
- a CDS encoding acyl-CoA dehydrogenase family protein, with the protein product MKNPFDTPERAAYRETIAKFVAAEIRPHVDDWDEAGAIPWEIHEKLGALGFFGFGIDEAYGGLGFDDCFMRKDGAVELAKCGATGVGAAVGGRNISTAPIHSLASEEIKARALPDIVSGRKGSSLCITEPGGGSDVANLQTRAWKDGNHFVIKGSKTFITGGMTSDYFVVAARTGGAGLAGISLFFVEADTENFSRTPLDRKMGWWCSDQATLYFDECRVPAENLMGEEDRGFIAIMENFNLERVGLVAQALGMMQACFEECVDYARQRRTFGKHLIEHQVIRHKLADMSARIDAVEALLNWICWSVNEDRMPVAEISKAKFYSTKALEFVCSEAMQIFGGAGYLRGNLVERMYREVKVVAIGGGSEEIMRDLAVRQMGL